From one bacterium genomic stretch:
- a CDS encoding SpoIID/LytB domain-containing protein, translating into MRPPGGLAVLVLVVLLALCAPARAWQGTAQSADLVRVGLLLGQESLAVACAGPFDLLDVESGRRETLEAGRLTARAAAGGLELDGVSYGGLVRLMPRAAHLQLGGRPYRGLIELRRTSLGRVTAINELDLEEYLYGVVRSEMDPRWPPEALRAQAIAARSLAVHSAGRFAAEGYDVRATTDSQVYGGVAAEDARTTAAVDATRGLILLHNGRPAFAAYHADSGGATESSEYVWGSVSPHLRGVPDPFSRDAPGHEWTLRLDLAVIEARLQRAGRILTGLSRLEVGSTSPSGRVMVLRLTSASGGGEMRGTEFRTAVGTSVLRSTLFAVRSLPGEGSVELAGRGFGHGVGMSQWGARGMALAGRDYTAILKHFYTGVAVSARP; encoded by the coding sequence ATGAGGCCGCCCGGCGGGCTGGCGGTGCTCGTGCTTGTGGTGCTGCTGGCCTTGTGTGCGCCCGCCCGTGCATGGCAGGGGACGGCGCAGAGCGCGGACCTGGTTCGCGTGGGGCTGCTGCTGGGCCAGGAGTCACTGGCCGTGGCTTGCGCCGGTCCATTCGATCTGCTCGACGTCGAGTCGGGCCGTCGCGAAACGCTCGAAGCAGGACGGCTGACCGCGCGCGCCGCGGCAGGAGGGCTTGAACTGGACGGCGTCTCCTACGGCGGTTTGGTCCGCCTGATGCCGCGGGCCGCCCACCTCCAGCTCGGCGGCCGGCCGTACAGAGGTTTGATCGAGCTTCGCCGCACCTCGTTGGGCCGCGTGACCGCGATCAACGAGCTCGATCTGGAAGAATACCTCTACGGCGTGGTGCGCAGCGAGATGGATCCACGCTGGCCGCCCGAGGCGCTGCGGGCCCAGGCGATCGCCGCGCGCTCGCTGGCCGTGCACAGCGCCGGGAGGTTCGCGGCCGAGGGTTACGACGTGCGGGCGACGACCGATTCGCAGGTCTACGGCGGGGTGGCTGCCGAGGATGCCCGCACAACCGCAGCGGTGGACGCCACGCGCGGGCTCATCCTCCTCCACAACGGCAGGCCCGCATTCGCCGCATACCATGCCGACTCGGGCGGCGCCACGGAGAGTAGCGAGTACGTCTGGGGCAGCGTGTCGCCCCACCTGCGCGGTGTGCCCGATCCGTTTTCCAGGGACGCGCCCGGCCACGAGTGGACCCTCCGGCTCGACCTGGCGGTGATCGAGGCGCGGCTCCAGCGCGCAGGCCGTATCCTGACGGGTCTCTCTCGTCTTGAGGTTGGGTCCACCAGCCCGTCAGGGCGGGTGATGGTCCTCCGGCTCACCTCTGCCTCCGGAGGAGGCGAGATGCGGGGCACCGAGTTCCGTACGGCGGTGGGCACCAGCGTGCTGCGCAGCACGCTGTTCGCGGTGCGTTCCCTCCCGGGGGAAGGCTCCGTCGAGCTCGCGGGGCGGGGTTTCGGTCACGGCGTGGGAATGAGCCAGTGGGGCGCCCGCGGGATGGCGCTCGCAGGCCGCGACTACACCGCCATCCTCAAGCACTTCTACACGGGCGTCGCGGTCTCCGCGCGTCCCTGA
- the ruvB gene encoding Holliday junction branch migration DNA helicase RuvB: MSRQRLDPEVATEEEQVLRTLRPQRLDECIGQTRVIEGLRISIDAACGRSESLDHVLLHGPPGLGKTTLAAVVAREMGAQLVGTSGPALERGGDLMGILTNLNTGDVLFIDEIHRLSRGIEELLYPAMEDFCVNFVLDKGQHARTLRYQLRPFTLVGATTRAGLLSSPLRERFGIFHHLDFFTNEDLMRVVLRSAGILQVPVEPGGAEEIACRSRGTPRIANRLLRRVRDYAQVRAGGVVTQAVAQEALVFEGVDHLGLDGLDRDLLRTLIQVYGGGPAGIEALAASLHEDIDTLEEVVEPYLLKAGLIARTPGGRRATSAAYAHLGLVQPEGRGQGSLWTK; encoded by the coding sequence ATGAGCCGGCAGCGGTTGGACCCCGAGGTCGCCACCGAGGAGGAGCAGGTCCTCCGCACCCTTCGGCCACAGCGGCTCGACGAGTGCATCGGACAGACGCGGGTAATCGAGGGGCTGCGCATCAGCATTGATGCCGCTTGCGGTCGGAGCGAATCGCTCGACCACGTCCTGCTCCACGGCCCACCCGGGCTGGGCAAGACCACGCTGGCCGCGGTAGTGGCCCGGGAGATGGGCGCGCAACTCGTGGGCACCAGCGGTCCGGCGCTGGAGCGGGGCGGCGATTTGATGGGGATCCTCACCAACCTCAACACCGGGGACGTCCTCTTCATTGACGAGATTCACCGTCTCTCGCGGGGGATCGAGGAGTTGCTCTATCCTGCGATGGAGGACTTCTGCGTGAACTTCGTCCTGGACAAGGGGCAGCACGCGCGCACCCTGCGCTACCAGCTCCGGCCCTTCACATTGGTAGGAGCGACGACGCGGGCCGGGTTGCTGTCATCGCCGCTGCGGGAGCGGTTCGGCATCTTCCACCATCTGGACTTCTTCACGAATGAGGACCTGATGAGGGTCGTTCTCCGATCGGCCGGGATCCTGCAGGTGCCGGTGGAGCCGGGTGGGGCCGAGGAGATCGCGTGCCGGTCCCGTGGTACCCCCAGGATCGCCAACCGCCTGCTGCGCCGGGTCCGTGACTACGCTCAGGTGCGGGCCGGGGGCGTCGTAACCCAGGCGGTAGCCCAGGAAGCGCTGGTGTTCGAGGGTGTGGATCACCTCGGCCTGGACGGCCTTGATCGCGATCTGCTGCGCACCTTGATACAGGTGTACGGCGGCGGCCCGGCCGGCATCGAGGCCCTGGCCGCGTCGCTGCACGAGGACATTGACACCCTCGAGGAGGTGGTGGAGCCCTATCTCCTCAAGGCCGGGCTCATTGCCCGCACACCGGGCGGCCGGCGCGCCACCTCGGCAGCGTACGCCCACCTGGGCCTGGTTCAGCCCGAGGGGCGCGGCCAGGGCAGCCTGTGGACAAAATGA
- the ruvA gene encoding Holliday junction branch migration protein RuvA, translating to MIRFLRGRVLRRGEGAIVLEVGGVGYEVLLPPVVEGALPPGDGEAPLELFVFYHATTNQPRPVLIGFLREIEQEFFERFITVDGLGPTKAVRAMVRSVHEIADAIERRDAAFLQRLPGIGGRSAEKVIAALHGKMGKYALLREAAEPPKAPEADFREEVVLVLTRQLGHRAAEAHRMVEEALRRAPHLDSVEALFQEVYRLERGGVE from the coding sequence GTGATCCGATTCCTGCGCGGGCGGGTGCTGCGCCGAGGCGAGGGGGCGATCGTGCTGGAGGTCGGCGGGGTGGGCTACGAGGTGCTGCTGCCGCCCGTGGTCGAGGGGGCTCTGCCTCCCGGCGATGGTGAAGCGCCGCTGGAGCTGTTCGTTTTCTACCACGCCACCACCAACCAACCCCGGCCGGTACTGATAGGGTTCCTGCGCGAGATCGAGCAGGAGTTCTTCGAGCGGTTCATCACCGTGGACGGCCTGGGGCCGACCAAGGCCGTGCGCGCCATGGTGCGGTCGGTCCACGAGATAGCCGACGCGATCGAGCGGCGGGACGCGGCGTTTCTGCAACGGCTGCCGGGCATCGGCGGCCGCAGCGCGGAGAAGGTGATAGCGGCCCTCCACGGCAAGATGGGCAAGTACGCGCTGCTGCGCGAGGCCGCCGAGCCGCCCAAAGCTCCGGAGGCCGACTTTCGCGAGGAGGTCGTTCTGGTGCTTACACGCCAGCTCGGACACCGTGCGGCCGAGGCCCACCGGATGGTGGAGGAGGCGCTCCGCCGTGCCCCGCACCTGGACTCGGTTGAGGCGCTCTTCCAGGAAGTCTACCGCCTCGAACGGGGCGGGGTCGAATGA
- a CDS encoding crossover junction endodeoxyribonuclease RuvC, translating into MGIDPGLEHTGYGVLQGGGSRPQVLEMGVLATDRRGELGGRLRHLHQDVELLLREVRPELVVLEDLFAHPRFPRTAIVLGHARGVICLAVAASGARMVTLAPSVVKRAVTGSGRATKAQVQEAVRALLGLRRLPQPHAADALALAYAGLARLRTVSR; encoded by the coding sequence ATGGGGATTGATCCCGGTCTGGAGCACACCGGGTACGGTGTCCTGCAAGGTGGAGGATCCCGCCCCCAGGTCCTCGAGATGGGCGTGCTGGCGACGGACCGACGCGGCGAGTTGGGCGGCCGCCTGCGGCACCTGCACCAGGACGTCGAGCTGCTGCTGCGCGAGGTGCGGCCCGAGTTGGTGGTCCTCGAGGACCTGTTCGCGCACCCCCGGTTTCCCAGGACTGCCATTGTGCTGGGGCACGCGCGCGGTGTCATCTGCCTGGCCGTGGCCGCCTCGGGTGCCCGGATGGTGACGCTGGCGCCGAGCGTGGTGAAGCGCGCGGTGACCGGCTCGGGTCGGGCCACGAAGGCCCAGGTTCAGGAAGCCGTGCGCGCGCTTCTGGGGCTGCGCCGTTTGCCCCAACCACATGCCGCCGACGCCCTGGCGCTCGCGTACGCCGGGCTGGCGCGCCTGCGGACGGTGAGCCGGTGA
- a CDS encoding YebC/PmpR family DNA-binding transcriptional regulator, which produces MSGHSKWHNIKIKKQRVDLVRGKLFSKVSREIMVAAKEGGGNPDANMRLRAAIERAREAGMPSDNIHRAVARGSGELAGADYESVVYEGYAPGGVAVLVEALTDNRNRTASEVRAVFTRHGGNLGGGSVAWMFERQGTVTAERGTLSEDDFLLAALEAGGEDVHTTDEAFEVLTAPEAAFKVKQALEARGVTVSGTEIRMHPRNTVRVEGKEAQQVLRLLDALEDLDDVANVHANFDIPDEILQQVG; this is translated from the coding sequence ATGTCCGGGCATTCCAAGTGGCACAACATAAAGATCAAGAAGCAGAGAGTGGACCTGGTGCGGGGCAAGTTGTTCAGCAAGGTCTCGCGCGAGATCATGGTGGCGGCCAAGGAAGGCGGCGGCAACCCTGACGCCAACATGCGCCTGCGCGCCGCGATCGAGCGGGCCAGGGAAGCCGGGATGCCCAGCGACAACATCCACCGGGCCGTGGCGCGCGGATCAGGCGAGCTGGCAGGCGCGGACTACGAGTCGGTCGTGTACGAGGGGTACGCGCCGGGCGGCGTGGCGGTCCTGGTGGAGGCGCTGACCGACAATCGCAACCGCACCGCAAGCGAGGTGCGCGCGGTGTTCACCCGGCACGGAGGCAACCTGGGCGGCGGTTCCGTCGCGTGGATGTTCGAGCGCCAGGGAACGGTAACCGCGGAAAGGGGCACCCTCTCCGAGGACGACTTCCTCCTGGCCGCGCTGGAAGCAGGAGGCGAGGACGTGCACACAACCGACGAGGCCTTCGAGGTTCTCACCGCTCCGGAAGCGGCCTTCAAGGTCAAGCAGGCCCTGGAGGCGCGGGGCGTGACCGTATCCGGCACGGAGATCCGGATGCATCCCAGGAACACGGTCCGGGTTGAAGGCAAGGAAGCGCAGCAGGTGCTCCGGCTGCTGGACGCGCTCGAAGACCTGGACGACGTGGCGAACGTGCACGCCAACTTCGACATTCCTGACGAGATACTGCAGCAGGTTGGGTAA
- a CDS encoding penicillin-binding protein 1A: MAHRRPLPDSGRTRARRSRPRRSSWTAIILLLVLLGLVLLVGGGVALGVAVAVGRQIHDVSRLYTPPSQATRIYGQGGEMIASLYRENRQIVPLTQIPPVLRQAVLAIEDERFYSHRGVDPRGIARAMWRNLREGELVEGGSTITQQLARMLFLSQERALSRKVAEVLLALEIERRLTKEEILERYLNQYYFGHGAYGVEMAARVYFGKPVRDVTLPEAALLAGVIRAPSAYSPFRNLALAQEKQALVLARMAVLGYISTQEAAAARTAKIALAPPSNAGLVGMRAPYFVSLILARLLETYGEDLVYNGGLQVHTTLDPRMQAAADKAVRAGIAGAARRKLNVGQAALVSMDPKTGAIRAMIGGADFAASQFNRAWQARRQPGSAFKIFVYSTAIAQGIPPTRILEDEPITYKIRGAPDWTPKNYDGKYSGPVTLRRALERSINIPAARMLVELGPERVIETARAMGIESPLQPHLSLALGSADVTPLEMTTAAATLASGGLRAQPLAILKVTDSRGKVLEAHRPRRQVGLSPEVAYVMTDLLKGVIERGTGVAAAIGRPAAGKTGTTDDYRNAWFVGYTPHLATTVWVGNDDNTPMRRVVGGMVPAEIWAKFMREATSAHPPGDWAPPEGVVVTTVCAGTWQLATPACPHPRREVFTRSTAPTRYDLTVVQPAGGGSEPTPLAVSAPADGALLTPPFTIEGSTVPGAMVTIVVTAEGAGGGARAAEVSMQSGAAGRFAYEFRPPYRAPGTQYVISITAVGLNGSRASRTVTVTDPAADQQGR, translated from the coding sequence ATGGCACACAGGCGTCCGCTCCCTGACTCTGGTCGCACGCGCGCGCGGCGCTCCCGCCCCCGCCGGTCTTCCTGGACTGCCATCATCCTGCTGCTTGTGCTGCTGGGCCTCGTGCTGCTGGTTGGCGGCGGCGTGGCACTTGGGGTGGCGGTCGCCGTGGGGCGGCAGATCCACGACGTATCGCGGCTCTACACGCCTCCCAGTCAGGCCACCCGGATCTACGGCCAGGGCGGCGAGATGATCGCCTCACTCTATCGCGAGAACCGGCAGATCGTACCGCTGACCCAGATTCCCCCGGTGTTGCGGCAGGCCGTGCTGGCCATCGAGGATGAACGGTTCTACAGCCACCGCGGCGTGGATCCCAGGGGCATCGCGCGCGCGATGTGGCGCAACCTCCGCGAGGGCGAGCTGGTGGAGGGCGGCAGCACCATCACGCAGCAACTGGCGCGCATGCTCTTCCTCTCGCAGGAGAGAGCGCTCAGCCGCAAGGTGGCTGAGGTCCTGCTGGCACTTGAGATCGAGCGCCGGCTCACCAAGGAAGAGATCCTTGAGCGCTACCTGAACCAGTACTACTTCGGGCACGGCGCCTACGGCGTCGAGATGGCGGCCCGCGTCTACTTCGGCAAGCCGGTCAGGGACGTGACGCTGCCCGAGGCCGCGCTGCTGGCCGGAGTGATCCGCGCGCCGTCGGCCTACTCGCCTTTCCGCAACCTGGCCCTGGCCCAGGAGAAGCAGGCCCTTGTGCTGGCGCGCATGGCGGTCCTGGGCTACATCAGCACGCAGGAGGCCGCCGCCGCGCGAACCGCCAAGATCGCGCTGGCCCCGCCGTCCAACGCCGGCCTGGTCGGCATGCGCGCGCCCTACTTCGTCTCGCTGATCCTCGCGCGCCTGCTCGAGACCTACGGCGAGGACCTGGTCTACAACGGGGGGCTCCAGGTGCACACCACTCTGGATCCTAGGATGCAGGCCGCGGCCGATAAGGCGGTGCGCGCCGGAATCGCCGGCGCCGCGCGCCGCAAGCTGAACGTCGGCCAGGCAGCGCTGGTGTCCATGGATCCTAAGACCGGCGCGATCCGCGCCATGATCGGCGGGGCAGACTTCGCCGCCAGCCAGTTCAACCGCGCCTGGCAGGCCCGCCGCCAGCCCGGCTCGGCATTCAAGATCTTCGTCTATTCCACGGCCATCGCTCAGGGAATACCGCCTACCCGCATCCTCGAAGACGAACCGATCACCTACAAGATCCGCGGCGCCCCGGACTGGACGCCCAAGAACTACGACGGCAAGTACTCCGGGCCCGTGACGCTGCGGCGCGCGCTCGAGCGCTCGATAAACATACCCGCGGCGCGCATGCTCGTTGAGCTGGGTCCGGAACGGGTCATCGAGACCGCCCGGGCGATGGGGATCGAGAGCCCGCTGCAGCCCCACCTGTCCCTGGCGCTGGGATCGGCCGACGTAACCCCACTGGAGATGACGACCGCGGCTGCCACGCTGGCCAGCGGCGGCCTGCGCGCGCAGCCGCTGGCGATCCTGAAGGTTACCGACTCACGCGGCAAGGTACTGGAAGCGCACCGACCCCGGCGTCAGGTGGGCCTATCGCCTGAGGTTGCCTACGTGATGACCGATCTCCTCAAGGGCGTGATCGAACGCGGGACCGGCGTCGCCGCCGCAATAGGCCGTCCGGCCGCGGGCAAGACCGGAACGACCGACGACTACCGCAACGCCTGGTTTGTGGGCTACACCCCACACCTCGCGACCACCGTGTGGGTCGGCAACGACGACAACACGCCCATGCGCAGGGTGGTAGGCGGCATGGTGCCGGCCGAGATCTGGGCCAAGTTCATGCGGGAGGCCACCTCAGCGCACCCACCCGGCGACTGGGCGCCTCCCGAGGGCGTCGTCGTGACCACCGTCTGCGCAGGAACCTGGCAACTGGCGACGCCTGCCTGTCCTCACCCCCGGCGCGAGGTGTTCACCCGGTCCACGGCGCCCACGCGGTACGACCTCACCGTTGTACAGCCGGCCGGAGGGGGTTCGGAGCCCACGCCGCTGGCCGTGAGCGCGCCGGCCGACGGCGCGCTGCTGACGCCGCCCTTCACCATCGAGGGTTCCACGGTGCCCGGTGCCATGGTGACGATCGTTGTGACCGCCGAGGGTGCGGGGGGAGGTGCCAGGGCGGCCGAGGTCTCGATGCAGTCCGGCGCCGCGGGCCGATTCGCCTATGAGTTCCGGCCGCCCTACCGGGCGCCCGGCACGCAGTACGTGATATCCATCACGGCAGTCGGATTGAACGGGTCGCGGGCCTCACGAACCGTGACCGTAACCGATCCGGCCGCCGATCAGCAGGGCCGCTGA
- a CDS encoding SDR family oxidoreductase — protein sequence MMDLAGQCAVVIGGGRGLGREVALALARAGSEVVVAARTASQVEAVAGEICRFGGRASAVVADASLEADAERIVAHALEAGGRLDLLVVTSGAALIKPLTEVTLVEWEHMFAMNTRSVFLANRAALRPMLASGRGLIVNVASRAGITGAPRVAVYTAAKAAVIGFSRALALEVKPQGVRVACLAPAPMDTPMRWAATPDFDPARLLSTAAVADLVLYLAAHPEVTLEDPVVPVSIRL from the coding sequence TGATGGATCTTGCAGGGCAGTGCGCGGTTGTCATAGGAGGCGGCCGCGGGTTGGGACGAGAAGTAGCCCTGGCGCTGGCGCGCGCCGGATCCGAGGTTGTCGTGGCGGCACGCACGGCTTCCCAGGTTGAGGCAGTGGCCGGGGAGATCTGCCGCTTTGGCGGTCGGGCGAGCGCGGTCGTGGCCGATGCGTCCCTGGAGGCCGACGCCGAACGCATCGTGGCGCACGCGCTGGAGGCGGGCGGGCGGCTCGACCTGCTGGTGGTTACATCCGGGGCCGCGCTGATCAAGCCGCTTACAGAGGTCACGCTGGTCGAGTGGGAGCACATGTTCGCGATGAACACGCGCTCGGTCTTCCTGGCCAACCGCGCGGCGCTGCGCCCGATGCTGGCATCCGGGCGCGGGTTGATCGTGAACGTGGCCTCGCGGGCCGGCATCACCGGCGCGCCCAGAGTCGCGGTGTACACCGCGGCCAAGGCGGCCGTGATCGGCTTCTCGCGGGCACTGGCACTTGAGGTCAAGCCGCAAGGGGTACGCGTGGCCTGTCTGGCGCCCGCGCCCATGGACACGCCGATGCGCTGGGCTGCGACGCCCGACTTCGACCCGGCGCGGCTGCTTTCGACAGCCGCTGTGGCGGACCTGGTGCTCTACCTAGCGGCGCACCCCGAGGTCACGCTTGAAGATCCGGTGGTGCCGGTCTCGATCCGGCTGTGA